CACCATCAAGTCCTGCGCCGGTCGGTACCCACCCTCTCTCCCATCTCAACATTctccctctctttttcttcgCTTGATACCTAGTAGATTTGGAATAGAATAATAGCTGTTGGTCAAAGGTGCGAAATTTTTATATGGGGTTGTATGATTTTATGCTTTACTGTTATGTTTTTGTGGCGTTGATTTTGGGGATGGGAATGTTCGGAATTCCTGTGGGTTGGCAAAGGAGTTTGGAGGTAAGGTTTTGAAGAGATGAGTGTAGGATTAGGAATGATGTGTGTGGAATTATGTGATTCTTGTTCTTCTCATTGTAATGCCGATTGAGGGTTATCGTTGTTCCTTTGTCTTGTGGGACTTGGGCTGGTCTCTCATAATAGGCCGAACCCAGGTTCGAATCTCTCATTTGGTGTCTGATAGTATGTAGGATTGCCTTCAGAGAAGGATATCTACCTTGGGACTTGGGCTACTCCTCCCCAATGTGTGGAATTATGGTTCGAATCTCTGCCGAAAGAAATGCCGATGATTGTGTCTCGAATAGGATTGTTTCTAAAGAAATATATCCTTAGGGAAGCTAAGAAAAAAAGTCTGTGGACTTGGGCATTGCTTTCAAATGATTGTTGTTGTGGTATGATAAATTTGATACAATAGTTTTCAGTTTACTGGTTCCCCTCATGTTGGGTTCTTTGGTGTTTTTTATGATTGGGGGAGTTTGTGGTGCCTTGTTTTTTGGACCATGTCTTTCTTCTCAATGTACAGAActattatacatattttatcgTGAGTAAGGAATCATCTTGCGTTTTGTCCCCCTTCTTTTAAGCTAAGTAAATGGTTGGGGATCAGTCATAAGTATCTGTCTGTTTTCTTGCTGTTTGTGTTTCTGTTGTGCTAAATAGAAATTAATAGGCTAAACCAAAGCCTAACATGTATATAAATATCCTTTTGTGCTGCATCAATATGTGTTTTTCCCTCCTATGATTGTGTTTTGATGTAAGAGAAGATCAAAAACTAGTTTATCCATTACCAGTTGAAGGAGAAGGGAGTAAAAATGAGCAAAAGACCTATTCATTAAAGCAGTATAGACCTACATAAATGAACtgtattttctcatttttcataTTCAGGCCATTGATTGACTGtggtttagttttaaaaataccTTTCATATATCTTTTTGACTCTGACTTCGAATGCATCTGATTTGTGTGCAGGTGTCTCATTGAAGACTCAAGAACTCTATGCACTTGTTTTTGCTTGTCGCTACTTAGATATCTTTACTAATTTTGTATCTCTCTATAATACTGTTATGAAGTTGATATTCTTGGGAAGCTCGTTTTCTATAGTATGGTACATGAGGTATCACAAGGTTGTTCGTAGATCGTATGACAAAGATCAAGATACCTTTCGCCATTACTTTCTTGTATTGCCCTGCTTAGTATTGGCCCTATTAATCAATGAGAAATTCACATTTAAGGAGGTTAGTATGCATCTTTCGTTATATGCTGTCTATACTATGGTAACTGTTGTGTTACTATTGACATGTTCTTAGACTGTTCTCAAGATCTGATTGTGCCACTTTTGCTTACTTTCTGAAACTACACTTAAATATGTTATAGGTGATGTGGACATTTTCCCTTTATTTGGAAGCTGTTGCTATACTTCCTCAACTAGTACTTTTACAGAGAACTAGAAATATTGACAATTTGACTGGACAATATGTGTTTCTTCTTGGGTAAGATATTGTGCTCTATCGAATTTTgaacattattataaatttcCATGAGTCCTTTGGTTCATGTTATTGCATTTGTGTTGGAAACGGAATAACAGCTGTTATTTGCTTAAGGGATTTCAGCTTTTGATCATTAAAATCAACACTCTTAAATGTTGATTAATGTTGAGAGAATTGTGTAGTATTTCATCTGATGTGTGGTACAATTTCCAAAACGTGCTTCTAACTCATGTAGAGCTGATGCAGACAAAATGGAGTAACGAAAATTATGAGTTTGCAATAGTGTTCCTGGGCCAACTTTTCCATTGGCTTCTTTAGTAGCGTGCAATTAATTTTGTCTTCTACCATGACTATGAGTTAAGACTTAGAAGTTTTAATACCTGGGAGAACTAAGTTTTTACTGGTGAATGTGGTCCCACAAATCTTGTCATTTGTTTCAGTGGTTCATCTCAGCTTTATATATTTCCCTGTGATTTTCTCATGATGTGATATGTATTGAATCATTCTTTTGACTTGTTCAACTCATTTGCAATATTTATGTTTGAAGCCCTACAATCATaagattaatatttataatattcatGTCTGGTTAAATGCAGTGCATACAGAGGACTATACATTCTCAACTGGATCTATCGCTACTTTACTGAGCCCCACTTTGTCCATTGGATAAGTATGactcttaattttgttttatgcttaCTACTGCTTTTTAAGTAACTACTCTTTGATATTCAGTACGATACTATGTCCTGTGGTACCTTTTCATTGCCTAGTATTTGAAATTCTCAATACTTGAGATGCATTTGTAGCGGTGTTCTTTGATGTTCATTTCCTTGTTACAAAAAACTGTTAAACAATCTAGGTTGTGCAAgccttttaaaatatttatcaaaccATTGCTGCATGGAATCCATTACTGAAAAACTTTTACTTTGTTCATttctatcaaaatattatttcttatgtGTGTGTGGttttataaataacaattttcaTGAGGTAAGTTTCTGTTGCTCCACATCTTTGAAGCATTGATTTGGTGCATCCCCTTATTGCTTTTGATTTTCAAGCAGCATCttcaatgttttaaataatgttcAATATTGATACTTCTGATTCATCATATAGGGGTATCAATCAGTACAAATTTTGGTACtgcttatttttctaaaaggaATAGGAATTGCAAGCTTAGATTATTGGTCATTTATTTGTACCTGGGTTATAAACAAGAGGATGAAAAAGTTATGACATTTCTTTTTGCTTTTCCCCTTGTTGGACAAAAGTAATGATTGTctttacaaatattaaatattcattacAAATAAACTTTTCGCCAGAAATTTAACATGTAAGCACAGCTATAGAagtaggtttaattgcttgtcATGACTTGTTGCAACACAGAACATGAGAAAAACATTGTCCTAATAACACCCTATCAATTTTTAGACAAAGCAATAAGCAAGTTTCTCTCCCTCTTGCCAAACACTAAACTTTGCCCGCacaaaagaaagataaaagggGTTACcagaaaattattatatattctaaaagtGTTCCTGAATCCTTTTAATGTCTTTTTGCAGCATGGATTTCTGGCCTTGTTCAAACACTGCTATATGCTGATTTCTTCTATTACTATTACCAAAGGTTAATTGACCTACTTTTCAGTTCCATTTGTTTATGTTAAATACCTTGTTTACCTGAGTTTAAAGCATTTTAAAATTGTGCCGTGCAGCTGGAAGAACAACCAAAAGCTTCATTTGCCAGCGTGAGTGTATTCTTCCGTTCTTGAAAAACAAGGGCCTATATGGACAATTAACAGTGACAATCCACATATTTGTCTGGACAGTGGTTTCTGATTTACAATTCCCTATTTGTTCGTTCTTGCCACCTCAAAATACTTCTGTACTTATTACTAGGAAAATATTATATAGACAAAGGGCATCAAATTGTTGACTGTAATTTGCAATTTTAACTTGAAAAGGTATTTAGATCTAGATTGTGGCATATTgcatattttgatatttttctcttccctttcTTCATTTATCTGGGTAGTAGTAATTAAGACAAATCTTTCTTGGATAAGCACTTTTCAATTTGCTTTCATGGTAGATATGGTATAGGTAATTGTGGTGGAAGCCTTGTGTTAATAATTATCTGAAACAATGGGAGAATTTGACAGTTATTTGAAACTTGGAAATCCATTATCCGGAACATTCTCTAGGGGCATACATAGAAAGACAGCAGAAAAGATAGTTAAAATTGAAATGCCTCTCTTTGTTCCTTTGTACATGTCATTTAAGGATATTTTGTCAGAATAAAAGATACAGTAAATTTCTCTATTCTAATAAAATAGTTGTATGGTTatctaatttttctatttaatgaaatacaaagaaaaacattagAGGGTTGAATAgtgcttttaaaatatttttgcagAGTAACGTCTAAtaacttgtaataagaatatATACAAGTATACTTTGTTTAGACGTTGGTATTATAAGATAAATAAGATACAATGACATTTCAAAAGATTTTGTAGctttaaggaaaaaataataaagtataatttttatattggttaaatCAATTTGAATTACATACAGTTCTTAAGATGTTTTTATTAATCTTAACTCATTCTTGGTTCCAAATATTATTACCATTCTTGGTTTCTTAATCAACATACTAATTTGAGTTTACTTACTCCTAGTTATAGGTATTATTGTTCCTAAGTTAACACAACTAGTTCGAATTTAGTTCATTATAGATCTAACCTAAGACAACACATTTAGCCTAGTTTACTCATTCTTGGTAGCCACTCTTGGATCTATCCTTAGACAACATGTTTAGATCGAGTTTACATACTCCTGGTTGCAAGTATTATCTACCACTCTTAGCATCTGAGTATTATAACCATTCCTACTTTACAAATGTTTGATAACAAGATGGAAATAACTCTTTTAGAGAAGATGTTTAATCAATACAAAACATTCCTAAATTCTTGTAATTtgctctctctctttctttttggtCGAAGACATCAGGTGATATATGTTTAGAGCAATACACTTGATTTTTGTTAACTCTCtagttttctctcttctcttctttgaGTATTTGCATTAGATGTTATAAGTACAGAGATAAACTTCATAGTAGATTTTCAACAAggctttcttttcttctttttttcttttcttttctttcgtTTTGAAAGCTTTAGACATTATGGACTTCGAGATGTTGTGGAAAGATGGATATGTGATTATGGCTCTTTTCTTCACTCTTGTTCATCACTCTTTTCATTCTCTTCTGCCAAAGCATGAGAGCATCAAACAATAAGTGTACTAAGGTAAAGTAGAGTTGGtgttttaatgataatttttgaACATACTCTTTTCTTTACTTATCCCTCTTCCTTTTTCACCTCTTCTCTCTTCTACAtttttcaacaacaacaactctcttattctcttaTGTTGTTCTTCTTTATATAGATTCTCTTTAGAAATGATTATTGGATGGTGAGTTGATTCCAGGAGAGCGGGTAGCCTTTAGGTGGGATATCagtcactacaagaaaaaacaCAATTACATACGACCAAAATTCGTATGTAAGAcctaaaatccgtatataaaatagtgttacatacggattatatacggacaaaaatccgtatataaaatgatCGTagctaaattatatacggatatatccgtatataacttatatacggaaaaatccatatataatttttgtatataattacatacggataaatccatatataattatatacggacaaatccgtatataatttctgtatataattatatacggataatccgtatgtaattcgtatgtaatccgtatataactttatagttttataaaaaaaaaattagatgattCAGCGTTTACACCTAATATCTAGGAATTTCATATAATTGATAAGAATTAAACATAACTGCTAAATTGCCAGATACAATATCAAATTGCCaaatatattcataatatataatgtataatataattacaAGATTACAAATGTAACAAATTTACATATGATTatgaaacaaataattaaaatatgaaaactttattagataattctataaatagaactaaaaaatataattacaagaATTACTTTTACATTTTGTAACGGTTTCCTGACCAAGTAGACACTAGCTCCTATAGCCTTAAGCAGTGCCTGaaccaaaaattaacaaaaagttTAGTTGAAACACATTTCAATATATAtggacaaataaaatatttaaagaaaatttcaaaaaccaTTACAAGTTCTCTAACAGATGATGGCTTAGAATTAGGGGATAAAAAAGATCAATCCAATTGAACCACAAATCTCAGCAAATTTCAGAAACCATTAAAAGTTCACTGACAAAATCTTCTTTAACTTCTACTATCCCAAACCACAAATCTCTACTTCCTTTCTCTTGAAATGCTACCAACAGGCTAACATGGTTGCTATAGttgaaacataaataaatataatataaatataccaCTGGAAGGATTTCTACGCCCCTCAAAATTTGGATCATCACATACAATTGGTTCAGGTCCCATGAAAGCTTGCCACCAAAAATGTTCCAAACACCATTTGGACtttgaaacaaataaaagttgttGATTTATATAAAAGTCACTTGATGGTCTTCATTATGAACTGTGACTTTAAAAAAATTGCCCCAAATTTCATACCCCAATGTAGTGCTAGATACAAAAATTGCATAATActtaatattaacaaatatgGGCATATATAGTAAACATTCACTAAAAAGTAAATGCCCAAAGGTTCTATAAGATGAGGTAGCGGAACCCACCTTGATTACAAGTTCAACGAAGAAGCTTTCAAACATATCCCTCTTCTAAGATCACATCTTAAtgataataaactaaaaaaaaatcttagtaTTCTGAAGTtgtattaatgatttaaaatgtgatttaggagaaatcaattaaaaacccaaaatttcaaaacagagCATACAGGAGTATAAGATACAATGAATGCTCAATAAATTGATGAAAATCAATGTGTAGTAAGATAAACACATATAATGCAAAAGTACTTTTGGAACTACTGTaagggataaaataattaaattctaaCAATTACATTCATCCCAAGCCAATATCTACATTCATATTTAGAAAGGCATTCTCCCTTTAAGTATTAAAACTAGTTATTGATTTTCgttaaaactttattaaaactaatttgGAAAACATTATACAAAGATACAACTGAAGTTAAGACATTAAATTTTAGCAAAGGAAGTGGAAGACAAGTACTCAGTGggattttatgaattaaaaaaaaatggtccATGCATGTTATCCTTTTATCCATTTAGCCAatatacaaatttgaaataaaatgataatccAAAATACTTCAAACTTAGGGAAATGCTTCCAGGTACAATATGaaagatttttttaagaaaagtcaAAACACATAACACAAACTATGCAATGTATCATTGAGTCTTAACCAACCCAAAGATCCATGGCAGGAAAATTGAACCCTTTTTTCAACTTTATAAAGAGTTTATCATCATAAATTTCATGAATAAATTCCTTGTAGATACCCAAAATAATGTTGTTAAACATGCCATTGTTCTAACGCATATCATCTTGCAAAAAAGGATATGGAATGTGTGAAAGTGTATGTGTGGCCATATATTATAAATGGTGTCATGATGCACACAAATTGGCTCTAGACACTCATACACCTTCTTCCTCACCTCTTTGCTTTTTCTCTGCTTCAGCTTCCACGGAAAATTGTGCCCTCTTCTGTGATGTTGCAGGTTCTGgtctctttgaaatcctttgtTGCAGATCTCACAAATGAACTTATTTATGGCCAGAAGACTCTTGGGGGACAAGGCCATAACTTCAGCATCAGGGTCTGAATAGACAcattaaattcatataattaaaatgactGTTTTCATCTCAACGAGTTccaaaaatttgaataatttaaaatacctCCCAAGACTTCTACCAAACAGATTTAGGTCTTCTACAATTTTGCAAATTCATAAACTCCTAAACACACATACAACCAATACGAACCAACATCATGAAGAAATCACACAAATGGagacacaaaaaaataaaaggggaaaaaattaaaaacaagaaagatGCTCCAGTCATCGCAACAGCAATATATTCTACATAGATGCAAATAATGTCTCAAATTTAACCACATTTCAAACTTAAAGCTTAGAAATCACTTTATGTAGATAATGAACCCTAAAC
This sequence is a window from Vigna angularis cultivar LongXiaoDou No.4 chromosome 2, ASM1680809v1, whole genome shotgun sequence. Protein-coding genes within it:
- the LOC108326883 gene encoding ER lumen protein-retaining receptor — protein: MNIFRLAGDMTHLASVLVLLLKIHTIKSCAGVSLKTQELYALVFACRYLDIFTNFVSLYNTVMKLIFLGSSFSIVWYMRYHKVVRRSYDKDQDTFRHYFLVLPCLVLALLINEKFTFKEVMWTFSLYLEAVAILPQLVLLQRTRNIDNLTGQYVFLLGAYRGLYILNWIYRYFTEPHFVHWITWISGLVQTLLYADFFYYYYQSWKNNQKLHLPA